One window from the genome of Malus domestica chromosome 01, GDT2T_hap1 encodes:
- the LOC103406293 gene encoding uncharacterized protein, which produces MQNSDMQPEEAVSRIWRSKSLDQEYWKKIFMVVCLCAVPVDALFLYIPILKDDVKCLMLDSKLKIAVLLLRSIIDFFHLMDIIIRIYRSEKYSGLINEPNHRQNQRNFSFLLKFCVRRIAKAIWLSKDILIDIVALLPLPQVAILILFSKMNDLRYLTTTRMVFVNIFALLQYIPRVIRICLSSMELKRIIEEVKEPSVWTKGVLNICMYIIASHVVGALWYFYAIQRMMMCWHSACHKNDGCDNRIFGCHDHHAFRNTTILNDLCHVSVSDNSSDKMFFDFGIFATVLKYGVEGSTNYFKKFLNCFWWGLRNLSSFGSNLEPSSDGWENLYTVFISITGLLLFLYLIGNLQMYIQLESTRRDDDMKMRRKMKGKDKEIESWLSKKGIPTKSIKGIKLQILPRVKQAVQADTYTSLDDIHSLLSSDVQGRIEKPFAKLKQVPMLRGIEEDVLKIICEKLKPVSYAKNSDIIRKGEPLDKMVYIVDGDVSIEDVSRQGEGELCGQELLRWPFYYDFPFTKTPLATKSVKAISVVEALALAANDLESIYRQPDITRKEASRHRKMMKEEMETNIDGLIRKKGFPEEFNQDVKSRIMEKIEEQVQNDDLYWDKLDWDHLVSHVSMDFQNEIKRRMALTKLNTHELPVPMLRGIDEDVLKIICQKLKPVTYTENSDIIQKDQPLDKILFIVDGELCDSDGSNRRAGEVCGEELLRWPFYSYFPHRKPLATKSVNAIGVVEALALNAQDLQSIYDQLDILEKEAPRHGKLIKEEMERNIDELIRRNGIPEKLNQDVKSRIMEKIEEQFQKDDLYWDILDWYHLVSHLPPDFRNEIKRCMPLIKLKEMPAFQNMDDNVLKEICSHLQPKKYDHADNIIEKGYPIPMLLIVEGRIGQEGWVKDAGEIYGEELLGWSFSTSFPGEVPTAAESPFVITDVVEALVLTASDMKSVAIEFRKHFIKKYDKFVQTWAFKQKWLFDGFTYDYSEGDIKEATISYTCLNNPNEGGYGTVYHTELGGRVVAIKTCNSATGDPFVLSQRLVHEAFVVLQIRHKNVERLLGCCLETRWPIMVYDRTNALTLVEHFHRNKSELSLESLMKILAETAGALAHLHSISVIHRDVKTANILIDRTTHTIKLTGFGASRLLHEDEGEMEDEVSTLPGTSRCLDPEHLKSHDVYSFGVVLVELLTCQEAVSYDGPNRSLANDFVRSVQEDRLGHILDGEIHRDKLSFFVFYGERDKLSFEIAKKVSGLAVTCLRSRGEERPSMEKVAEELYGVVPYCRALYSGR; this is translated from the exons ATGCAAAATTCTGACATGCAACCTGAAGAAGCAGTGAGTCGCATATGGAGGAGTAAGTCTTTGGATCAAGAATACTGGAAGAAAATATTCATGGTGGTGTGTTTGTGCGCTGTTCCAGTTGATGCATTGTTCCTCTACATTCCCATTCTGAAGGATGATGTCAAATGCCTTATGTTAGACTCAAAGCTGAAGATAGCCGTTCTTCTTTTAAGATCAATCATAGATTTTTTCCATTTAATGGACATTATTATTCGAATTTATAGATCTGAGAAATATTCTGGTTTAATCAATGAACCTAACCACAGACAAAACCAGAGGAATTTCAGTTTCTTATTGAAATTTTGCGTGCGAAGAATAGCCAAGGCAATATGGTTGTCAAAAGATATCTTAATTGACATTGTAGCTCTTCTTCCCCTTCCACAG GTGGCAATTCTCATTTTATTCTCAAAAATGAATGACTTGAGATATTTGACTACAACAAGGATGgtttttgtgaacatttttgcTCTGTTGCAATATATACCACGAGTTATTCGCATCTGCCTCTCATCTATGGAACTTAAAAGGATTATTGAAGAAGTTAAAGAGCCTTCAGTGTGGACAAAAGGTGTACTCAATATTTGTAtgtacattattgctagtcat gtAGTCGGAGCTCTCTGGTATTTTTATGCTATTCAACGAATGATGATGTGCTGGCATTCTGCATGTCACAAAAATGATGGATGTGATAACAGAATTTTTGGTTGTCATGATCACCACGCATTTAGAAATACCACAATTCTAAATGATTTATGCCATGTCAGTGTCAGTGACAATTCATCAGACAAAATGTTCTTCGATTTTGGAATATTTGCTACTGTGCTTAAATACGGTGTTGAAGGATCAACCAATTATTTCAAAAAGTTCTTGAACTGTTTCTGGTGGGGTTTACGAAATTTAAG TTCCTTTGGTTCAAATCTTGAGCCCAGTTCAGATGGATGGGAAAACCTCTATACGGTTTTTATCTCTATAACTGGCTTGCTCCTGTTTTTATATCTCATCGGAAATTTGCag ATGTATATACAACTTGAGTCtacaagaagagatgatgacATGAAAATGAGACGGAAGATGAAAGGAAAAGATAAAGAAATAGAATCGTGGTTATCCAAAAAGGGAATTCCCACCAAGTCGATTAAGGGTATCAAGTTGCAGATTTTGCCAAGGGTAAAACAAGCAGTTCAAGCGGATacgtatactagtttggatgatattcactctcttctttcttcggaTGTCCAAGGGCGCATAGAAAAGCCTTTTGCCAAGTTGAAGCAA GTGCCAATGCTTCGAGGGATAGAAGAAGATGTGTTAAAAATAATCTGTGAGAAACTCAAGCCCGTGAGTTATGCTAAGAACAGCGACATTATTCGAAAGGGTGAACCACTTGACAAGATGGTCTACATTGTAGACGGAGATGTATCCATTGAAGATGTTTCGAGACAAGGTGAAGGAGAATTATGTGGACAAGAACTTCTACGTTGGCCATTCTACTATGACTTCCCTTTCACTAAAACACCGTTGGCAACTAAATCTGTCAAGGCAATTAGTGTTGTTGAAGCCCTTGCTCTTGCCGCAAACGACTTGGAAAGT ATATACCGTCAACCAGACATTACAAGAAAAGAGGCGTCTAGacacagaaaaatgatgaaagagGAGATGGAGACAAATATAGATGGGTTGATACGTAAAAAGGGATTTCCTGAAGAGTTTAATCAGGATGTAAAGTCACGGATCATGGAAAAGATAGAAGAACAAGTTCAGAACGATGATCTTTATTGGGATAAGCTTGATTGGGATCATCTTGTTTCTCATGTTTCCATGGATTTTCAAAATGAGATCAAAAGGCGCATGGCATTGACTAAGTTGAATACG CATGAATTGCCGGTGCCAATGCTTCGAGGGATAGATGAGGATGTGCTCAAAATAATCTGTCAGAAACTTAAGCCCGTGACTTATACTGAGAACAGCGATATTATTCAAAAGGATCAACCACTTGACAAGATTCTCTTCATTGTAGACGGAGAATTATGTGATTCTGATGGTTCGAACCGACGTGCAGGAGAAGTATGTGGAGAAGAACTTCTACGTTGGCCATTCTACTCTTACTTCCCTCACAGAAAACCGTTGGCAACTAAATCTGTCAACGCAATTGGTGTTGTTGAAGCCCTTGCTCTCAACGCACAAGACTTGCAAAGT ATATATGATCAATTAGACATTTTAGAAAAAGAGGCGCCTAGACACGGAAAATTGATTAAAGAGGAGATGGAGCGAAATATAGATGAGTTGATACGTAGAAATGGGATTCCTGAAAAGTTGAATCAGGATGTAAAGTCACGGATCATGGAAAAGATAGAAGAACAATTTCAAAAAGATGATCTTTATTGGGATATTCTTGATTGGTATCATCTCGTTTCTCATCTTCCCCCAGATTTTCGAAACGAGATCAAACGTTGCATGCCATTGATTAAGTTGAAGGAG ATGCCAGCATTCCAAAACATGGATGATAACGTTCTGAAAGAAATTTGTAGCCACCTTCAGCCCAAGAAGTATGATCATGCCGATAACATTATTGAAAAGGGTTACCCAATTCCAATGTTGTTGATTGTGGAAGGAAGAATAGGCCAAGAAGGTTGGGTAAAAGACGCAGGAGAAATCTATGGAGAAGAACTTCTTGGTTGGTCATTCTCGACCTCTTTCCCTGGCGAAGTACCTACAGCAGCTGAGTCGCCTTTTGTAATTACGGATGTTGTTGAAGCCCTTGTTCTGACGGCCAGTGATATGAAGAGTGTAGCCATTGAATTCCGGAagcatttcataaaaaaatacgaCAAATTCGTACAGACATGGGCATTCAAACAGAAATGGCTTTTCGACGGTTTTACTTACGATTATTCTGAAGGGGATATTAAGGAGGCCACAATAAGCTACACTTGTTTGAACAATCCAAATGAAGGAGGCTATGGAACAGTTTACCACACAGAATTAGGTGGAAGAGTTGTCGCCATAAAAACGTGCAACAGTGCTACTGGTGACCCGTTCGTCCTGAGTCAACGTCTTGTTCATGAGGCATTTGTTGTTTTACAAATCAGACACAAAAATGTGGAGAGGCTGTTAGGTTGTTGTTTAGAGACAAGATGGCCTATAATGGTTTATGACCGCACCAATGCTTTGACTCTTGTTGAGCACTTTCACAGAAACAAATCGGAACTCTCGTTGGAATCACTAATGAAGATATTAGCAGAAACCGCAGGAGCTCTAGCACACTTGCACTCCATCTCAGTCATACACCGAGATGTGAAGACAGCGAATATATTAATTGATCGAACAACTCACACGATAAAACTTACCGGTTTTGGAGCTTCACGATTGCTTCATGAAGATGAAGGTGAAATGGAAGATGAAGTATCAACTTTGCCAGGGACATCGAGATGCTTAGACCCTGAGCATCTTAAATCACACGACGTCTATAGCTTTGGAGTTGTTCTAGTGGAGCTACTAACATGTCAAGAGGCAGTTTCTTATGACGGACCCAATAGATCCCTAGCAAACGACTTTGTTCGTTCAGTGCAAGAGGATCGCTTGGGCCATATTCTCGATGGTGAAATACACAGAGACAAgttaagtttttttgttttttatggaGAAAGAGACAAGTTAAGTTTTGAGATAGCCAAAAAGGTAAGCGGGCTTGCCGTGACATGTTTGAGGTCAAGGGGAGAGGAAAGGCCTTCCATGGAAAAAGTAGCTGAGGAGCTTTATGGAGTAGTTCCCTACTGTAGAGCATTGTACAGTGGACGATAA